In the Ricinus communis isolate WT05 ecotype wild-type chromosome 3, ASM1957865v1, whole genome shotgun sequence genome, CCACAGGTCACATATTCTATTTTGGATCTTCACTAATTACTTGGTGTTCTCAAAAAACAGAACACAGTTGCTCTATCGTCTTGTGAAGCCGAGTTCATAGCAGCAACAGAGGGAGCAAGATAAGCCATTTGGCTTCAAGACTTATTAAGTGAGATCACAGGATGGAAGACCGAGAAAGTCATCATCAAGATTGATAACAAGTCTGCAATAGCACTCACTAAGAACCCCGTATTTCATGGTAAAAGTAAACACATTCATAAACGCTACCATTTCATACGGGAGTGCATCGAGAGAGAACTTGTAGATGTGGAGCATGTTCCAAGAGTTGAACAAAAGGCGGATATCTTAACTAAAGCTTTGGCACGAATAAAGTTTTAGTGAGATGAGAAGCTTGATAGGAGTTCAAGACATTTCCAAGACCAAGTTGAAGCTTAAGAGGGAGAATGTTGGATAAGCTTCAATAACGTCGAGCTCAAGACATCCGTAACAAGTCGGTTAAAGGATACGATAGGCTAAATAAGGAACATAGCTATTtctattaagaaaagaaaaaagtagtTTTCCATTACGTATAGAAATAGGAGTTTGTTCAATGAGAATTTACTATATAAGGAGATGCCGAGTTGTGGTATCCCTCAAGAAAAAGCATTAGCTTTGTGTTTAGTTTTTAGAGAAGATTTTCTAAACATCAATAAAAAGGTAGTTTTTTATTCAAACGCGCTTAAGAAACTATATGGTCAGCCATCAGTGGGCGCTAATCTGTATTTGACACCACTTAACTCCTGGGATTTGCTCAGCACTACGATAACTACTGTTTCTATATGCCAACTCCTCGGAAATTGGCAATGAACAATGTTATCTGAACCAATTTTGCAGCTAGGTCATTGGTATGGTCCTATTGATAGTTCTTTGGATAATCACAGAAAGTTCTTACTGAAAGAAGGTGATGTTTTGTATGTTCCAAGAGGCTTTGCTCACGAAGTATGTACAGCGGATGCCGGATTTGGTTAACTTTCCAGATTTTCATTCCACATCATATTCGGAATTGAAGTGGAACCTCCTTTTGAGTAAGTAATTGCTTActtattctttatttgttttaatctctttttccttttttctttccctccTCTTAGCTTCCCTTCGTGGTATTTAATTTATCGGCCATATGAGTCATTAAaaatagtttcttttattggATCTCTTATTTCTAGCATTGGAGATTAGATATTAATAATCTAAGTACATCTTCCCACTACTTGACAGATGCACATATGACCATTCAAATTAAACTGTAAATATTGGTTGATTGATAATAACAAATTGTATCCAGGTGACATTGATATGATCCCAGTAGTAACCTTTGGCTGAGATTCTGCTAGGGCCAGTGATCCATGTGCAGTGGCTAAATCTTTTTGTCAACAAGGTCAAGTAATAACTCCATTGGCCCATTTAATCAGTGGGATTTGGATCTCTGTAACACATCAGATGATTCATGAATGGCAACCGATGTTCTCAAGGGCATAGAACATTATCACTTccattttcaaatatttttcctTTGTCCACATCTGTTTTATTTCAAGTAAATTCCTGCTAATCTCAGGTTTTTTGACTGTTGAGATTTTGTTACCCTTACGATCATCGGAATCTATCCCTGGCGTATCTTCCTTGCTCTTTGTGTTTTGTGAGTTATAGATTTGTGGTTTCTTATTCTCCTTTCACTTTAAGTTATAATCTAATATCTAAAATTCTCCTTTCACTGAATATTTACAGTTACTTTAAATGTGTTTAAATTCATGTTGATGCATTTGCTCATCGGTGGGGAAAAAAATCGTCTAGAGATTGTAACTAGAGCTCGAAATCAAATTCACATGCTTATTGGTCCATGCTCTGGACAAAATTGTataatgaagaagtcttgtcTGCGAGACATGTAGACAGGGTTTTGGCCCAGATTCTCTGGAAAAGCTGACTTGTGGTCACgcctttaaaatattaaagatctGTTTGCATTGCGGCTCCACCTGTTTCTccattttttgaaattttctgGGGATTTCATATGAAAATGCATTTTGGAAAGTACATAGTGATGCTCTTTTCCTCAAAGAAAACATATCGATGCTCTTTTGAGAATCAGACCTGCTTTCTGGTGTTAATATCTGTTGCCAGTATATGCTCAGCAAACAAGACTGAGAAAAAGCTGCATTCATGCAAATGGCATCCAAGTTCTGTGCTGGGGCATCATTTGAGGTTGTGAtctatttgagaaatataagaaagtaagcAAGCAATATCTGAATGGAATGCTTTCACTGCCTTATAACTAATTTCATTCCTTGGGTCATTGTGTTATAATATCTGATAAGCAGATCTTGACCTGCATATTGAGATCCAGTTTGTTTCCCATTTGATGCAGCTTTCCCCTCAAAGAGTCGGCATAGTCTGCGCTTTGCATCACAGGTATGTTTTGTATtgtcatattttcttttgttaaacaGAAAGGAGATGTATTGCAAAACTGACCATTTAACATAATCACTCTTGCATTCTCGCTTTGGTTTCCAATTTTACAAGATTATGTCACACTATGACAGGTACATAGACATCTTTGATAATCCAAccagtaaaaaagaaaaatatatattgagaaACCAGAAGAACTGCACTAATACTCATCAATCATCTAATACATTGCTAAACATGTATGTTTGATTCCTCCAGCTGGGAACTTggaaggaagaaaataaaagaaaaagagaagaaggatTCTATGGTCTCGGATGTTTTGGAGTTGGGACTGGATGAGTTGTCACACCATTGTAGTCAATGAGGTAAACAATCTCTAAATCATTTCTGCTATCATGCTCTTGTTCTCTGAAATGCTCTTGGAATGTCATTTGCTTTCTGTTCTCATCAAGAACCTGCAGTTCATAAATCCATAGTGAGGAACTAGGGCTACAAGTTAATAATCAATGAAGAGCATGATTCTGTTAACCTTCAGCGTACTAGGTTATGTTTGGTTAGGGATGGTGCTTTATCCAGGGGGAAGATTTGTTAAAGATTGAGTTGCACTTCTTATGGAGAATTAGGGTATGGTAGGAAAGAGTTTTAGGAGAACTCACTGGGGAGGCTTTTTTGGGTCAGATTCAGATAAAGGATTTCTGTGGTGTTGTTTATGCAAGCAAATCGAAAGCATACCTTGTCTTTGTGGTGCCCAATTCCATGGTCGAGTGGCAACATCCTCCGTTCTCTCAAGGATCTCCTTCCTGTAAGAACCATGGCAGAAGGAGAAGGAACAGAGGAGATATTATGGGAAAAGAAATACAGAGAAGTTGCAAGGAGATAGAAGATAACAAGAAGCAATAATTTCATGGTAAATGTAGCTGAAGTTTGCAATCCTTGGGATAGAAGAAGACATGTAGGAACAAATGCATATAAAGATgggagagggagagagagagagagagactcAATTATTGGTTAAGGGGTTGGGGAAACACAACTGAGCCCATGTCTATAATTATGTTGCTTATGTGAGATTTGAAAGACACAGCAAAGCATGTTAAAATCCTGTATATCTATTTCCATGTTCAGCcaaagattttattttgtatcCTTCTTGATATTGAGGggcttttcttttaaatgctGGTACAAATTGGTGTAAAATGCCCCAAATGTAAgttcattatcattattaaagtcttctttatcaaaattttgaatttacaAAGTTTATGGATATAAAACAGATCAGAAAGAGTAAGATCAATGGCAAAAAgattctttacttttttttttcttttaacaattgGTTTAACTTCTTCatcttttactttaaaaaagaaCTTTAAACAAAGGACAATTTTGATTAGTCAAAGAAAGGTGGGAAAGCAGCTTTATacatacttttcttttcttttgatttaattgtcaaaattaagattaattttaattttaacctttactgaaattattatttatatttgtttatgtGGTATAGactctaataataataataataataataataaaagactaaattagtagttttgttattaaaatattgtagtttaaatatataggataaataaaatgctaaattaaaaagattaaaattatatgtataaacAATTTAGTAATGTGATGAATCAATAactctaatattaatttaaatttgttgtTATTGTTAGAATTCGCACCACATcaacaattttaatatataatcttagcaaagattaaaattgaataaatattaaagtatggtgttaaaatttaaaaaatttaaaaatcatatgcTAGATCTGATAACAAatgaaaagtaataaaaacatattaataCATAAACCTCttataatatacatattatattaagagaaattaaacatatttaaattgtattaaaataataatttaatattctattacatactactatttttttactttatttcctttcatttgtaataataattttaatatataaatcaaatgcaaaaataaaattatgttcatttttattaaattataaatctaaaattattcatacgattttaaaattattaggtactatttatataagataggtaaatatatattctacaattgtattttaatttgaattagcattaaaaaatttaagtaacAATCgaattaatataattcaattattattattattattattattatcataagaCTATGATGATatgttaattcttttttattttaattggtaATATTCTTAGCTTTTGTAATGAACTATGTGTGctatcaatttatattatagctctatagtattattttgatatacttattctttaatattaataagctttgaaaaatcatgcaaatcatttttcttgtagaataaattttttatttatcattactgtcattttgtattattttaattatttgcttATGATTTTGATGTGTCTAAGTTAGTATTTGAAAGTGTacgaaatatttttataataaaaatggtaAAACACCTCGAAGTCGATATgtcttttcctttaattattcaaactaatgatataactaaaaaaatttctacCAACATAGTTTGAAGCAAATATCGTGtctctaatatatttaacataaaaatctTCTTAgcaattactattattaaataatatgatggttaactaacaataataactgaggctaataaatatatacagataaaaaaatcactcattaaataaataaataacaaggttcatacataagtaaaaaagttaaactaaacattatgaaaaattagCCTAACAAAttatcatggtattaaatagaaaaatataaaacaagacTGAAAATTAAAGTTTCTTATAGATCCAGAATCTCTTCAAGGTATGAAAATGATTGATCATTACTCTTCACTTtttgaaaagctccttagatcttaaaagaataataaaactaagaCTAAGTATTTGTGAAAGATGAACTATAGAGaattatagagaaaataatggtgGATCGATGCAGGTGAGAGATGTAGCAAAGAGCAGACAGGAGAAATCCCCcatcctcttttcttttagaattaggtttgcaaagatatatatagagtAGAGTCCTCCTCTAAATAAGTCTctctaaatattattttttccatataagtctatctaatataTAAGACTATAGATATCCTTGACTCCACcaaatattatttcataaataactcttaatataaattctaataataatataaaatggtTAAAATATCACTTAGGTAAATAGTGATTTTCAGctagcatattaaaatatccaGTCCACGTGTCTTGATTCTTGGGTCTTTAATAGCAGC is a window encoding:
- the LOC8289113 gene encoding uncharacterized protein LOC8289113; translation: MKLLLLVIFYLLATSLYFFSHNISSVPSPSAMVLTGRRSLRERRMLPLDHGIGHHKDKVLDENRKQMTFQEHFREQEHDSRNDLEIVYLIDYNGVTTHPVPTPKHPRP